The window CTAAAGTTATAAAACTTCCTATCGCTAGTTTTATATTCTGATGGGTGAAGTTCAAATATACTCCACCTATTAAAATTGCTAATCCAAGAAGGAGCTTGATAAAATAATTTGAATTATTCTCCTGATTGGTATATTTCTTTATCTTTCTTCTTATAAATAATTTCTTTATATGACATGGAATATTAAAAAACCTTAATATTTCTTTAACAGAATTCATCATTTTATTATTGACACTCTCCTTTCTAAATCAATATTTCTTATAACTTATATTACTCATCACTTCATAAATTGGTAGAACTATATCTACTTCATACCAAAATAACTTCTAAATAGTTCATCTGTATTCATTGGATTCTCTTCCTCTGTTTTATTCTTCACCCGCTCTTTAGTCTTGGGATTAAAACCGAAAAACTGTTCAAACTGCTTTTCAAAATTTCCAAAGTTTGGAACTGCGCTCTGCCTATTACTATTCTGTTTAGTAGTAGCTTTTCGCTGATAAGTCTTTCTTTTTAAAGATGCATCATATTTTGCTCTGCTTTTTTTCGATTTTAAGACTTCATATGCTTTAGCGATTAATTTAAATTTTTTCTCTGCATTTTTATCATTAGAATTTCTATCTGGATGATATTTTAATGCTAACTTTCTATAGGCTCTCTTTATTGTAGAAGAGTCAGCATCACTATTAACACCTAAAATTTCATAGTAATTTTTCATAAGTTATCTAAACCACCCCATAAAATTATTTTAATCTACTATAATCTTGTCAGTTCTTCTTCTTTTAACTTTGATATCATCTTCTGCACCCTGTAATTTTTTTGCTATCAATTTCAGATACTTGTAGATCTCTTCATTATTATAATTCTCTTTATTTAATTTCAGTCTATTCTCTAAGTAACTAGTTATTACTATTCTATTGACAATCTTTGAATTCAAACACTGCATTGCAAAATTGATATCTAGATTATCTTGAGAATTTGATATTAATATTTTAGCAAAACTCTTTATTATCACAGGGCTAATAGTAGGATTTTCAATCCCAGAATATTTTACATTTATCCTATTAATAACATTGTATTCTGTTGAGTAGTCTGCAAAATCCTTATATTCAGCTCTAAGTTTTGCTCCTTCTCTAAGTTTAAATCTTCCCAACTCCAACTCATTACCTTTTAACTCAATCTCTTGATCTATAAAGACTTCACTATCATAAACTGTGAAATCATTCGTCTCTTGCTTATTAAAAATTTTGATTTTTATAAGGACATCTTCTTCAGTAGTAAAATATTCTACCTTTTTTTCCTTATTCAAAATATATATAACACCTTTAAATTTAATAATTCCTTCATTAATGTATATATATTTATCCTTTATCTTAATATCTGCACCAGAGATTATACCATCAGAATTATCTTTAAAGTATATATTTAAAAAATCACGAGGATAATCTCTAAGGTTTTCTAGCATCTCTCTTTTTAAAATATTACCTCGTTTAAAATTTGGGAACTTATTTATAAACAATTTATCCTCCTTCCAATCTACTAAAAATTTACTTTAAACCATCAAAAAAATCTAAAGTAGATAAATCATCTTCAAAAGTAAAATATCTTTCATCACCTATATAAAGTTGATCACTTTGTCTACAAATAGGTACAATATAAAAACCCCATTTATCTTCAGCAGTAAAGACAAATAATTTAACTTCATCATTTCTAATCGTATCAGTATCTTCTTGGCTAACCTTTGTTGAATATCTTTTTAAAATATCTGCTGAAGATGTTTGAGTATACTTTACAGCTTCATTTTCAAATAGATACTCCTTCTGTAATTCCCCTTCGATATTTTTTAAATAAAATTTAATCTCTCTAGTACTCAATAACTTTGAAATATACCCTTTTGCTTCAGTCAACTTTTCCCCATCTCTTATTATAGTCTTTTCATTTCCATTAAAATCAAAAGCACTTATCGAATACGGAATAATTGGGACTTCATTCTCTACATTTATTTCAATATTGCCCAGCTTTTTAGAGTTAACATGCTTAATTATTCCACGTAAGCATGATAACTTAAGATCTAAATCATCATTAGTATTTATATTTTTTTTCTTAAATTGTATCCTGCGTCCTGGAACAAACTCTTTTAGAGCTTCTGTAAAGATATCTATCTTACAAGACTGACCAGTTAATTTTATTATTGAATAATTTAATAACTCTTGATTTTCATAAAATTTCTCCAAAAGCTTTCTAATAATATCATAGATATCTGCTTTAATAAGCTTATTTATCTCTATAACATTAAAGATAACATTTGGAAACTCATTTACTACTTCCAATTTGCCTTCTTCATAAATTGCTAACTCCCAATTACTTAATGGAGTAATTTGTAAATCACTTTCTGGACTTCTCATGTTCTTAAAAGAGTCAAACTTATTTCTTAAGATATTCGTTCTAATATAAAAATCTTTCTTCATATTTTCAGCTAGTTCCCATAAGAAATAAAAGTTATTTTTTACCTTCTTATATTCTTCTGCTGGTCTATTTTCGTACTCTTTATACCTAGTAGGTATTAATTCTTCAGCCCTTTGATAATACTCTTTTAACTTAGCATATACACTATCTACTCCAAAATCATCTACATGCCTAAAAATCTCAACCCCAGATAGAGGAATTAATTGATCTATATCTATGATTTCACTATTATTTTGATAATAATGGGCTAAGACAATCTTCATAAATTGCATTATCCTATAGGTCAAATTATTACCACCAAAATTACTATCTCCATTTTCAAAACCAGTCTTTATATCTACACCATAAGATATATCATTCTCTACAATCTTAAAATTACATGAAGATAAATCAGTAGTTCCTCCACCACAATCTATGACTAATGCTTTGTACTCGTCTCCATCATAGAAACTTTCATTATTAATCTGATTAACGATAGTATTATACAGTACTGCTATCCCCTCATCTAGAACATTATCAGACTCTATTTGATAGTCAGGCACTATATCTTGGAACATACTTATAAATTGATTCTTTAATTTTACAGGACTAGAAATATATAATTTTTTGAATTTACATTTAAATTGAGATTCTGAGGTGTTAATTACATAATCTATATAAGCCTTTATTATCTCACCTCTTGTAATTTTTGCTATATTCCCAGCTTCATCACGTATCTCTTCAAAGACCTTATAAGTATTAACCCATCTCTTAATACCTTGAAAAAAACTAGCATTTCCAGCATAATTATTCTCTTTAATACGTTCTTGAGCTTCATGTCCAAAAAGAAATCTAATATTATCTAAATCATGACAGTTCAACACATATACACTTGTAGGAATTATCTTACTCCATCCTCTTCCTTTTCTGCCCACATAAGGAAAATTAACAAAGTTTATTTCATCCAACTTTATTCTATTATTAAAAATATCATTATCAGAAATTTTAGATACATAATTATGGTCTAAATAAACCCCTGCTGTAGTATTAGAAGTACCAAAATCGATACATAAAACAGATTTTGTCTCTTCAAGCTTCCTTACCTCAAAGTGGATTATTGGAACTTCATAATACTGTAGATTCATAGGTGGGAAATTTTGATTTTCATAATAAACCTTATATAAGTACTCTGATATATGGCGTTTAAAGAATAGTAATTTATAGTTCTTCTTTTTAAAATT of the Orenia metallireducens genome contains:
- a CDS encoding DnaJ domain-containing protein produces the protein MKNYYEILGVNSDADSSTIKRAYRKLALKYHPDRNSNDKNAEKKFKLIAKAYEVLKSKKSRAKYDASLKRKTYQRKATTKQNSNRQSAVPNFGNFEKQFEQFFGFNPKTKERVKNKTEEENPMNTDELFRSYFGMK
- a CDS encoding molecular chaperone gives rise to the protein MKSYKLNIQKDIFDERKFTKEELLKSSTYKLKQICSEYRIVNAFKNIYKREQLIDLILKYRGKDVSYLIYDKQEGGMARIQEALEQNVTTKLKNNNIIKIPTKIILYDEIGMSEEDSYRVTVEDEIVESNVLLVNGDKDYICGIFNLKRDKKEENKYYLVANHENLRIENFKKKNYKLLFFKRHISEYLYKVYYENQNFPPMNLQYYEVPIIHFEVRKLEETKSVLCIDFGTSNTTAGVYLDHNYVSKISDNDIFNNRIKLDEINFVNFPYVGRKGRGWSKIIPTSVYVLNCHDLDNIRFLFGHEAQERIKENNYAGNASFFQGIKRWVNTYKVFEEIRDEAGNIAKITRGEIIKAYIDYVINTSESQFKCKFKKLYISSPVKLKNQFISMFQDIVPDYQIESDNVLDEGIAVLYNTIVNQINNESFYDGDEYKALVIDCGGGTTDLSSCNFKIVENDISYGVDIKTGFENGDSNFGGNNLTYRIMQFMKIVLAHYYQNNSEIIDIDQLIPLSGVEIFRHVDDFGVDSVYAKLKEYYQRAEELIPTRYKEYENRPAEEYKKVKNNFYFLWELAENMKKDFYIRTNILRNKFDSFKNMRSPESDLQITPLSNWELAIYEEGKLEVVNEFPNVIFNVIEINKLIKADIYDIIRKLLEKFYENQELLNYSIIKLTGQSCKIDIFTEALKEFVPGRRIQFKKKNINTNDDLDLKLSCLRGIIKHVNSKKLGNIEINVENEVPIIPYSISAFDFNGNEKTIIRDGEKLTEAKGYISKLLSTREIKFYLKNIEGELQKEYLFENEAVKYTQTSSADILKRYSTKVSQEDTDTIRNDEVKLFVFTAEDKWGFYIVPICRQSDQLYIGDERYFTFEDDLSTLDFFDGLK